The following are from one region of the Natrinema sp. HArc-T2 genome:
- a CDS encoding glycosyltransferase — MMDRSIAIAHGNYLERGGAESLSDELARTFDAPLYFGFGDVENVSDDVDARSLYENSLFSGVKRSVFLRDLYYAWNAQQIPELTEYDVVILSKNELSWYVPEDEQVVIHYTHSTPRVPYDLFQQRANSLSSRLYAFVARTMFLPNTKFPDTFVANSELVARRLRRYWGVPEEKVEVVYPPVDVDQYESKKTQDYYLTYSRLIPEKRIDTIIRAFDGLDARLVVGGAGEQREKLERLAPDNVEFVGYMSESEKRRRLGEARAVLFNAMNEDFGIIPIEAFASGTPVLGVEEGYTKYQILNGENGLLHEPDPASIRTSIERFEREGVNWDADEITSFAERFSVDRFRKEMQAVVEKAVEAAAIEPYEEIDTQKTALTSNRDRSKQ, encoded by the coding sequence ATGATGGATCGCTCTATCGCCATTGCCCACGGTAACTACCTCGAGCGTGGCGGTGCGGAGTCGCTATCGGATGAACTCGCTCGGACGTTTGATGCACCGCTGTACTTCGGGTTCGGTGACGTCGAGAACGTCTCCGATGATGTGGACGCCCGAAGTCTCTACGAGAACTCACTGTTCTCGGGTGTCAAGCGGTCAGTATTCCTTCGTGACCTCTACTACGCGTGGAACGCTCAGCAAATCCCGGAACTGACCGAGTACGACGTAGTCATTCTGTCGAAGAATGAGTTGAGTTGGTATGTTCCAGAAGATGAGCAGGTGGTCATCCACTACACCCATAGCACGCCGCGAGTTCCTTATGACCTGTTCCAGCAGCGGGCAAATTCGCTTTCATCCCGTCTGTACGCGTTCGTCGCTCGGACAATGTTTTTGCCTAATACAAAATTTCCTGATACATTCGTGGCAAATAGCGAACTCGTCGCACGACGGCTCCGGCGGTACTGGGGCGTTCCTGAAGAGAAGGTCGAAGTCGTCTACCCGCCTGTGGATGTCGACCAGTACGAGTCCAAGAAGACACAGGACTACTATCTGACCTACTCTCGGCTGATTCCTGAGAAACGTATCGACACGATCATCCGAGCGTTCGACGGACTTGACGCCAGATTGGTCGTTGGCGGAGCGGGCGAACAGCGCGAGAAGCTCGAGCGGCTTGCGCCCGATAACGTCGAGTTCGTCGGCTATATGTCCGAATCAGAAAAGCGTCGACGCCTCGGCGAGGCTAGGGCTGTACTTTTCAACGCGATGAACGAGGACTTCGGCATCATCCCTATTGAGGCGTTCGCCAGCGGGACGCCCGTTCTCGGCGTCGAGGAGGGGTACACCAAGTATCAGATTCTCAATGGGGAAAACGGTCTGCTACACGAACCGGACCCTGCAAGCATCCGTACATCGATCGAGCGCTTTGAGAGAGAGGGCGTAAACTGGGACGCCGACGAAATCACATCGTTCGCCGAGCGATTCAGCGTAGATCGATTCCGTAAGGAGATGCAGGCGGTTGTTGAGAAGGCGGTTGAAGCGGCCGCAATCGAACCGTACGAGGAAATCGACACGCAGAAAACAGCTTTGACCTCGAATAGAGATAGATCTAAGCAATGA
- a CDS encoding glycosyltransferase — MNLLAIAAVSLLAVTATPYICYLLLYAWIRPRGSPANKTPAEPAVSIVLPTYNEEQIVETKLDDVLALDYPMEKVELVIVDSSTDDTRAIIREYFADLEAPDLVLLEEDERRGLAPALNDAYAAASNEMVVKTDCDSKLSPNVLREAAANLADDDIAAVTGQNVEVLGGSEVESGYRGVQSHIQQLESHLDSTLIFHGPFSAFENDALLPIDPNSLADDTELALKIRRQGGRVIFDPAVEYMEASHSEFGKRRLQKDRRGMGLIRLLVQHRDALGKYDNYGQVVLPFNWWFMIVSPWLVAFNVLAVTAAVVSVIGWAGLGVPVALTGFVWLGQKDLLGPLQAVYAIFDSQVSLFHATIELLRGEGDGTWEIDEELREAFE, encoded by the coding sequence ATGAATCTGCTTGCCATAGCTGCCGTCTCGCTTCTCGCGGTGACGGCCACGCCTTATATCTGTTATCTCTTGCTGTACGCCTGGATTCGGCCACGCGGCTCGCCCGCCAATAAAACACCCGCCGAACCCGCTGTCAGTATCGTACTGCCGACGTACAACGAGGAACAGATCGTCGAGACAAAACTTGATGATGTACTCGCCCTCGACTATCCGATGGAGAAAGTCGAACTCGTTATCGTCGACTCCTCAACCGATGATACACGGGCGATTATACGGGAATACTTTGCCGATCTCGAAGCACCTGATCTAGTGCTGCTAGAGGAAGACGAACGACGTGGACTCGCGCCGGCTCTTAACGACGCCTACGCTGCCGCGTCGAACGAGATGGTCGTGAAGACCGATTGCGACTCGAAGCTTTCGCCGAATGTCCTCCGGGAAGCTGCCGCAAATCTCGCAGACGATGATATCGCGGCTGTAACTGGCCAGAACGTGGAGGTGTTAGGCGGAAGCGAGGTCGAGTCAGGCTACCGCGGCGTCCAGAGCCACATCCAGCAACTGGAGTCTCATCTGGACTCGACGCTGATTTTTCACGGGCCGTTCTCCGCGTTCGAAAATGATGCGTTGCTCCCGATTGATCCCAACTCGCTTGCCGACGATACAGAACTCGCGTTGAAGATTCGGCGACAGGGCGGACGTGTGATTTTTGATCCAGCTGTAGAATATATGGAAGCCTCGCACTCCGAGTTCGGCAAGCGTCGTCTCCAGAAGGACCGTAGGGGGATGGGGCTAATTCGACTACTCGTCCAGCACCGTGACGCTCTCGGAAAGTATGACAATTACGGACAGGTAGTCCTGCCGTTCAACTGGTGGTTCATGATAGTCTCACCGTGGCTGGTTGCATTCAATGTGCTGGCCGTTACTGCGGCAGTCGTGTCTGTCATTGGCTGGGCGGGACTCGGTGTTCCAGTCGCACTCACGGGATTTGTCTGGCTCGGTCAGAAAGACCTTCTCGGGCCTCTGCAGGCAGTCTACGCCATCTTCGACTCACAGGTGTCGCTTTTTCATGCCACAATAGAACTTCTGCGGGGCGAAGGCGACGGCACATGGGAGATCGACGAGGAGTTACGGGAGGCTTTCGAATGA